A genomic region of Pseudomonas abietaniphila contains the following coding sequences:
- the ihfA gene encoding integration host factor subunit alpha, with the protein MGALTKAEMAERLYEELGLNKREAKELVELFFEEIRHALEDNEQVKLSGFGNFDLRDKRQRPGRNPKTGEEIPITARRVVTFRPGQKLKARVEAYAGTKS; encoded by the coding sequence ATGGGGGCTCTGACGAAAGCTGAGATGGCCGAACGTCTGTACGAAGAGCTAGGCCTGAATAAACGAGAAGCCAAGGAACTGGTTGAGCTGTTCTTTGAGGAAATCAGGCACGCTCTGGAAGATAACGAGCAGGTCAAATTGTCCGGATTCGGCAATTTTGACCTGCGAGATAAACGCCAGCGACCGGGTCGAAATCCCAAGACAGGGGAAGAAATTCCGATTACGGCTCGCCGTGTGGTCACCTTTCGCCCAGGGCAGAAACTGAAGGCCCGAGTTGAGGCTTATGCTGGAACCAAGTCATAA
- a CDS encoding MerR family transcriptional regulator: protein MLEPSHNDELPPIPGKRYFTIGEVSELCAVKPHVLRYWEQEFPQLNPVKRRGNRRYYQRQDVLMIRQIRALLYDQGFTIGGARLRMSSDEVKDDSLQYKQLIKQMITELEDVLVVLRT from the coding sequence ATGCTGGAACCAAGTCATAACGACGAGCTACCGCCTATTCCCGGCAAACGCTACTTCACCATCGGTGAAGTCAGCGAGCTCTGCGCGGTCAAACCGCACGTTCTGCGTTATTGGGAGCAGGAGTTTCCTCAACTCAACCCGGTCAAGCGCCGCGGGAATCGTCGGTATTATCAGCGACAGGACGTGCTGATGATCCGACAGATCCGTGCGTTGCTGTATGACCAGGGGTTCACCATCGGCGGCGCCCGCTTGCGGATGTCCAGCGATGAGGTCAAGGATGATTCCTTGCAGTACAAGCAACTGATCAAACAAATGATCACTGAACTGGAAGATGTTTTGGTCGTGCTGCGCACCTGA